The Caldisalinibacter kiritimatiensis genome contains a region encoding:
- a CDS encoding helix-turn-helix transcriptional regulator, whose product MRTIQLTDRQKKIIDIVKREQPITSEAIAEKLSLTRATLRPDLAILTMSGILDARPKVGYFYSGKTALNFFSDQIKNIKVSDIKSVPVIVDEETTVYDAIVTLFLEDVGTIFVVSDGLLTGVVSRKDFIKSAIGGVEINKVPVGVIMTRMPNIVVVESHESILTAAEKIIEHEVDSLPVVEKCEDNGKMGYKVVGRISKTNITRVFVDLAHND is encoded by the coding sequence GTGAGAACCATTCAACTAACAGATAGACAAAAAAAGATTATTGATATAGTTAAAAGAGAACAGCCAATCACGAGTGAAGCTATAGCTGAAAAACTGAGTTTAACTAGAGCAACTTTAAGACCAGATTTAGCTATTTTAACTATGTCCGGAATTTTAGACGCGAGACCTAAAGTGGGATATTTTTATTCAGGAAAGACTGCTTTAAATTTTTTTTCGGACCAAATAAAAAATATAAAAGTATCAGATATTAAATCAGTTCCAGTTATTGTAGACGAAGAAACTACTGTTTATGATGCTATAGTAACTTTATTTCTTGAAGATGTAGGCACTATTTTTGTGGTTTCAGATGGTTTATTAACTGGGGTTGTATCAAGAAAAGATTTTATAAAAAGTGCTATAGGCGGAGTAGAAATAAATAAAGTGCCAGTGGGGGTTATAATGACAAGAATGCCTAATATTGTTGTAGTAGAATCACACGAGAGTATATTAACTGCTGCAGAAAAGATTATTGAGCACGAAGTAGACAGTTTACCGGTAGTAGAAAAATGTGAAGATAATGGTAAAATGGGATATAAAGTTGTAGGAAGAATATCAAAGACTAATATCACTAGAGTTTTTGTGGACTTAGCCCATAATGACTAG